In Streptomyces sp. NBC_00306, a single genomic region encodes these proteins:
- a CDS encoding TrpB-like pyridoxal phosphate-dependent enzyme: MSSNAQVRIDAECSAQSAATSIPLPTHWYHFLPDLPAALPPVKDELTPSAAEVAQRVRPAALLAQDRPADQWVPIPEPVADWLRHIGRPTPLHRARALESALGTGARIYLKREDVLPTGSFKLNSAVAQAYYAAEEGRTTLISETGAGQWGMSVALAASLLGLDSEVFMVRCSLAQKPYRRHYMELLGTTVHASPSPDTKFGQQLLARNPGHPGSLGTAISDAIQFALDFGPGAAYLSGSGVPHVYLHQTLLGLEVQAQLAALEEPIGVPGRGDHLIACSGGGSNLCGLVGPFLKQARGQGRDLRLLAAESTAAPRLTAGRYQYGRSDLAGLTPEVLGYSMGPDFVPPPVHTAGLRNHHSSSTVSLLRHEGLLDAVAIEEKRALEAGRLVLRTEGFLLAPESTHAVAAAIEVATRAKETDTDPVLVVLASGSGLLDLQSYGEVLLGGVR, encoded by the coding sequence ATGTCGAGCAATGCACAGGTGCGTATCGATGCGGAATGCAGCGCTCAGTCGGCAGCCACCTCCATTCCACTTCCCACTCACTGGTACCACTTCCTGCCTGATCTCCCCGCAGCGTTACCGCCCGTCAAAGACGAGCTCACACCGTCGGCGGCCGAGGTCGCGCAGCGGGTGAGGCCGGCGGCGCTGCTGGCCCAGGACCGACCGGCCGACCAGTGGGTTCCCATACCCGAGCCGGTCGCCGACTGGTTACGGCACATCGGCCGCCCCACGCCGCTCCATCGGGCCAGGGCGCTGGAGTCCGCACTCGGCACCGGTGCCCGCATCTACCTCAAGCGGGAGGACGTCCTCCCGACGGGCAGCTTCAAACTCAACTCGGCGGTGGCGCAGGCGTACTACGCGGCCGAAGAGGGTCGCACGACCCTGATCAGCGAGACGGGCGCGGGGCAGTGGGGGATGAGCGTCGCGCTCGCGGCCTCCCTGCTCGGCCTCGACTCCGAAGTCTTCATGGTCCGGTGCTCGTTGGCCCAGAAGCCCTACCGGCGCCACTACATGGAGCTCCTGGGGACCACGGTTCACGCGTCCCCGTCCCCGGACACGAAGTTCGGTCAGCAGCTGCTCGCCCGGAACCCCGGACATCCGGGGAGCCTGGGGACGGCCATCAGCGACGCCATCCAGTTCGCACTCGACTTCGGGCCCGGGGCCGCCTACCTGTCGGGGAGCGGGGTGCCGCATGTGTATCTGCACCAGACCCTCCTCGGGCTCGAGGTCCAGGCGCAGCTGGCCGCGCTGGAGGAGCCGATCGGAGTCCCCGGCCGCGGCGACCATCTCATCGCCTGCTCCGGTGGCGGCAGCAATCTGTGCGGTCTCGTCGGCCCCTTCCTGAAGCAGGCCCGCGGGCAGGGTCGTGATCTGCGCCTGCTGGCCGCGGAATCCACGGCGGCGCCGCGACTGACCGCCGGCCGCTACCAGTACGGCCGGTCCGATCTCGCCGGACTCACCCCCGAGGTCCTCGGCTACTCCATGGGTCCCGACTTCGTTCCGCCGCCGGTGCACACCGCCGGGCTGCGCAACCACCACAGTTCCAGCACGGTCAGCCTGCTGCGTCACGAGGGACTGCTCGACGCGGTGGCGATCGAGGAGAAGCGCGCGCTGGAGGCGGGACGCCTGGTCCTTCGGACCGAGGGATTCCTGCTGGCGCCCGAGTCCACGCACGCGGTCGCGGCGGCGATCGAGGTGGCGACACGTGCCAAGGAGACCGACACGGACCCGGTGCTGGTGGTGCTCGCCAGCGGTTCGGGACTGCTCGATCTCCAGAGCTACGGCGAGGTGCTGCTGGGGGGCGTGCGATGA
- a CDS encoding BtrH N-terminal domain-containing protein: MSADARPRGAMLEGFRPVPGVHCETTMLNNMLRYSGIDVSEALIFGLGRGIDAQFFPPPPHTGIPPMLTGRVEPGRIAADACAAMGLTLVTRQDADDAGAHARAVAALSAGSVVGVTVDIFHLDYFASQAHFSAHCIALHGLDDSTAYVADTSQQGGAQQLPLESFTRARASDEGFMPSPRLHWHLDDSPGPTPGGAAALAPQVWPAILGAAGRCLDRGRGDDRGILALRRAAEELPGWQQLSRSDVVIPEIARFWRFAGTGGTNFRGLYGEFLAEAQAMTGDAELLPSLTRFEAIVSAWTGLIDHLTGYPEASSRSAHLKDAAAQLHGIADAEEAAFGELAALARDRVGAERVT, translated from the coding sequence ATGAGCGCGGATGCCCGGCCGCGAGGAGCGATGCTCGAGGGCTTCCGGCCGGTGCCGGGCGTGCACTGCGAGACGACCATGCTCAACAACATGCTGCGGTACTCCGGCATCGACGTGTCGGAAGCCCTGATCTTCGGCCTGGGCCGGGGGATCGACGCCCAGTTCTTCCCGCCACCTCCGCACACGGGGATTCCCCCGATGCTCACGGGCCGCGTCGAGCCGGGACGCATCGCCGCGGACGCGTGCGCGGCCATGGGCCTGACCCTGGTGACCAGGCAGGATGCCGACGACGCCGGCGCTCACGCGCGAGCCGTCGCGGCGTTGTCGGCGGGCAGCGTCGTGGGCGTCACGGTCGACATCTTCCACCTGGACTACTTCGCCTCACAGGCACACTTCTCGGCCCACTGCATCGCGCTGCACGGGCTCGACGACTCCACGGCGTACGTGGCCGACACCTCACAACAGGGCGGCGCCCAGCAGCTGCCGCTGGAGTCCTTCACCCGGGCACGGGCCTCCGACGAAGGCTTCATGCCGTCCCCCCGCCTCCACTGGCACCTCGACGACAGCCCCGGTCCGACGCCGGGCGGAGCGGCAGCGCTCGCCCCCCAGGTGTGGCCGGCCATTCTCGGCGCCGCCGGCCGTTGTCTGGATCGCGGTCGGGGTGACGACCGGGGGATTCTCGCCCTGCGCCGGGCTGCCGAGGAGTTACCCGGCTGGCAGCAGCTGTCCCGCAGCGACGTGGTGATCCCCGAGATCGCCAGGTTCTGGCGGTTCGCGGGCACCGGTGGCACCAACTTCCGGGGCCTGTACGGCGAGTTCCTCGCCGAGGCCCAGGCCATGACCGGTGACGCGGAGCTGCTGCCGAGCCTCACGCGGTTCGAGGCGATCGTCTCGGCCTGGACAGGGCTCATCGATCACCTGACCGGCTACCCCGAGGCGTCGAGCCGCTCCGCGCACCTCAAGGACGCCGCAGCGCAGCTCCACGGCATCGCGGACGCCGAGGAAGCCGCCTTCGGGGAACTCGCGGCGCTGGCCCGGGACCGGGTCGGGGCGGAGCGGGTGACATGA
- a CDS encoding molybdopterin-containing oxidoreductase family protein produces the protein MSGETTTVKSVCRMCHGGCGALVELTDGVPTGISGDPENPTSRGYFCIKGKASLDLVSSPDRLRTPLARTGPRGSGSFKPISWDEALDEVARNLRRSMERFGSESVVFGQGTDRNYQEWVFRLANAIGTPNVVGPAHVCFYPRVMASILTYGGFTFCDYHGDPEVVLLWGSNKVNTHSDGVIGVDLLGALERGSRLIVVDPRRTRTAERADLHLQLRPGTDAALALGLIHLLIAHDWYDEQFVARHTSGFEELERHVRAYDLATVAGITGLEPGLIETAARMYARASRACIEAGTGVSQSDNAFDTHRAIAILSALSGNLDAPGGDVIWDPMPIEGRRGFPRTDLLSEEQAAKRIGGTAHKVLSMSGWVAPADLQEAILSDSPYRISSMVVFGSNPLVSHENATATEAALTKLDFFAVADMFLTPTARLADIVLPASSWLERDQIVEFNSYIAARQRVVTVEGARSDEEMILDLARRLGLGHHFYPSLEDALDAKLSGIDLTWQQFRKIGHLPNTRRYRTYATDGFRTRSGRVELAHRGLEAMGYDAVPVFRPPASTTRELPFVMTSAHNLQFFNTEFRQLPTTSRRYREPQVTIHPRSAAGLAVADGDQVEIYRDPEGAGVVMTVKVSDTVAPDVIVADAGWWYPGEEDIHAATRSSVNRITDSGRRDPYMGSSTLRGVPVGLRPVVTAEANAEADAEAEGGGGAHGAHSTH, from the coding sequence ATGAGCGGTGAAACCACCACGGTGAAGTCCGTGTGCCGCATGTGCCACGGAGGGTGCGGCGCGCTCGTGGAGCTCACCGACGGGGTGCCGACCGGCATCTCCGGCGATCCGGAGAACCCGACCAGCCGCGGCTACTTCTGCATCAAGGGCAAGGCCTCCCTGGACCTCGTCAGCAGCCCGGACCGCCTTCGGACCCCCCTGGCCAGAACCGGACCTCGCGGGAGCGGCTCCTTCAAGCCGATCAGCTGGGACGAGGCGCTCGACGAGGTGGCCCGCAACCTCCGCCGAAGCATGGAGCGGTTCGGCTCCGAGTCGGTGGTCTTCGGCCAGGGCACCGACCGCAACTACCAGGAGTGGGTCTTCCGGCTCGCGAACGCCATCGGCACTCCCAACGTCGTGGGGCCGGCCCATGTGTGCTTCTACCCGCGCGTCATGGCGTCGATCCTCACCTACGGAGGCTTCACGTTCTGCGACTACCACGGGGACCCGGAGGTGGTCCTGCTCTGGGGCAGCAACAAGGTCAACACGCACTCCGACGGTGTCATCGGAGTCGACCTTCTCGGCGCCCTCGAACGGGGCAGCCGGCTGATCGTCGTCGATCCCCGGCGCACCCGTACCGCCGAGCGGGCCGACCTCCATCTGCAACTGAGGCCGGGCACCGACGCCGCGCTCGCGCTCGGCCTCATCCATCTGCTGATCGCCCATGACTGGTACGACGAACAGTTCGTCGCGCGTCACACCTCCGGCTTCGAGGAACTGGAGCGTCACGTCCGCGCGTACGACCTCGCGACGGTGGCCGGTATCACCGGTCTCGAACCGGGCCTCATCGAGACGGCGGCCAGGATGTACGCCCGGGCGTCCCGCGCGTGCATCGAGGCCGGCACGGGTGTCTCGCAGTCCGACAACGCCTTCGACACCCACCGGGCGATCGCCATCCTCTCGGCACTCTCCGGCAATCTCGACGCTCCCGGCGGGGACGTCATCTGGGACCCCATGCCCATCGAGGGCCGTCGGGGCTTCCCCAGGACCGACCTGCTCTCCGAGGAGCAGGCGGCCAAACGCATCGGCGGCACCGCCCACAAGGTGCTCTCCATGTCCGGCTGGGTGGCCCCGGCCGACCTCCAGGAAGCGATCCTGAGCGACAGCCCGTACCGCATCAGCTCGATGGTGGTCTTCGGCTCCAACCCGCTGGTCTCGCACGAGAACGCGACGGCCACCGAGGCCGCGCTCACCAAGCTGGACTTCTTCGCCGTCGCGGACATGTTCCTGACGCCCACCGCGAGGCTGGCCGACATCGTCCTGCCGGCCTCCTCCTGGCTGGAGCGCGACCAGATCGTGGAGTTCAACTCCTACATCGCGGCACGGCAGCGGGTGGTGACCGTGGAGGGTGCCAGGTCCGACGAGGAGATGATCCTCGACCTGGCGCGGCGACTCGGCCTCGGGCACCACTTCTACCCCAGCCTCGAGGACGCCCTGGACGCCAAGTTGAGCGGCATCGATCTGACGTGGCAGCAGTTCAGGAAGATCGGTCACCTCCCCAACACCCGGCGGTACCGCACGTACGCGACAGACGGTTTCCGTACCCGCTCGGGGCGGGTGGAGCTGGCCCATCGGGGCCTCGAAGCCATGGGCTACGACGCCGTCCCGGTCTTCCGGCCGCCGGCCTCCACCACGCGGGAGCTGCCATTCGTCATGACCAGCGCCCACAACCTCCAGTTCTTCAATACCGAGTTCCGGCAACTTCCCACCACGTCCCGCCGCTACCGGGAACCGCAGGTGACGATCCACCCCCGTTCCGCCGCGGGTCTGGCGGTCGCCGACGGGGACCAGGTGGAGATCTACCGGGACCCGGAAGGGGCGGGCGTGGTGATGACGGTCAAGGTGTCCGACACGGTGGCCCCGGACGTGATCGTCGCCGATGCCGGGTGGTGGTACCCGGGCGAGGAGGACATCCACGCGGCCACCCGATCGTCGGTCAACCGGATCACGGACAGCGGGCGCCGCGACCCGTACATGGGCAGCTCGACGCTGCGCGGTGTACCCGTCGGGCTGCGACCGGTCGTGACGGCAGAGGCGAACGCAGAGGCAGACGCAGAAGCCGAAGGGGGAGGTGGCGCGCATGGCGCCCATTCGACGCACTGA
- a CDS encoding class I SAM-dependent methyltransferase, with amino-acid sequence MAPIRRTERVHETEVGLQGDELALKYDDMQRHIRDRGWLQEKVDSVLEAGIDSGRVLEAGCGPGLLGLEWLTQAAGDCTLVGVDISPAMLDRARGNARAYAVSHRTDYTIGNVLELPFPDASFDHAFSAASLHEWADPVTALREIHRLVRPGGAFCISDLRRDIDRTTFQFMKANIAVDMRPGFRTSVQSAYTVSEAADLLKQAGIHADSVTAVQMGLVIAGRKEKES; translated from the coding sequence ATGGCGCCCATTCGACGCACTGAACGGGTCCATGAGACCGAAGTAGGTCTGCAGGGCGACGAGCTGGCGCTCAAGTACGACGACATGCAGCGTCATATCCGGGACCGCGGATGGCTGCAGGAGAAGGTCGACAGCGTCCTGGAAGCCGGCATCGACTCCGGGCGCGTCCTGGAGGCCGGCTGCGGGCCCGGCCTGCTCGGTCTCGAATGGCTCACCCAGGCCGCGGGCGACTGCACCCTGGTCGGCGTCGACATCTCCCCGGCCATGCTCGACAGGGCGCGCGGCAACGCCCGCGCCTACGCGGTGTCGCACCGCACCGACTACACCATCGGCAACGTCCTGGAACTGCCGTTCCCGGACGCATCCTTCGACCACGCCTTCAGCGCGGCGTCACTGCACGAGTGGGCCGACCCGGTCACCGCACTGCGCGAGATCCACCGCCTCGTGCGCCCCGGTGGCGCGTTCTGCATCTCCGATCTGCGCCGGGACATCGACCGGACCACCTTCCAGTTCATGAAGGCGAACATCGCCGTCGACATGCGTCCCGGCTTCCGTACGTCAGTCCAGTCCGCGTACACGGTCTCCGAGGCCGCCGATCTGCTGAAGCAAGCCGGAATCCACGCCGACAGCGTGACGGCGGTGCAGATGGGGTTGGTGATCGCGGGACGGAAGGAGAAGGAATCATGA
- a CDS encoding BtrH N-terminal domain-containing protein, producing the protein MNWKSGEHCESSTLANMLLNRGIDLSEPLLFGLGRGISFLYWHSKQMPAPFLGGRVKPDHLIRNATAALGVELFESETTSQAKAERELIAALDAGEVVGLKLDRFHLDYAHDSFHFAAHYLACVGYTPETYTVVETAGLGVQSTSRAGLAQARAAKGPMSSRSLSFRLGTSDFDPRALAGACREAIAATADDFLNPPITNMGHKGFQKAAKAMRGWCDALDEPAAAFGFLAHSIEDGGTGGGFFRTLWADFLDEAAELTGEPAYASVAGTYRELSTRWTRIAHLLRDESEPAAMRKAAEEVAVILEDLGRAEHDAMSKLAVMP; encoded by the coding sequence ATGAACTGGAAGTCCGGCGAGCACTGCGAGTCGTCCACCCTGGCCAACATGCTGCTCAACCGCGGCATCGACCTCAGCGAACCGCTGCTCTTCGGCCTCGGACGCGGCATCTCCTTCCTGTACTGGCATTCCAAGCAGATGCCGGCCCCGTTCCTCGGAGGCCGCGTCAAGCCGGACCACCTCATCCGGAACGCCACCGCCGCCCTCGGTGTCGAGCTGTTCGAGAGCGAGACCACCTCCCAGGCCAAGGCCGAACGTGAGCTCATCGCCGCCCTGGACGCCGGGGAGGTCGTCGGCCTCAAGCTGGACCGCTTCCATCTCGACTACGCCCACGACAGTTTCCACTTCGCGGCCCACTACCTGGCGTGCGTCGGCTACACGCCCGAGACCTACACCGTCGTCGAGACCGCCGGGCTGGGCGTCCAGAGCACCAGCAGGGCCGGCCTCGCCCAGGCCCGGGCGGCGAAGGGACCGATGAGCTCGCGCAGCCTGTCGTTCCGTCTCGGCACATCCGATTTCGACCCGCGCGCCCTGGCCGGCGCATGCCGTGAAGCCATCGCGGCGACCGCGGACGACTTCCTCAACCCTCCCATCACCAACATGGGACACAAGGGGTTCCAGAAGGCCGCCAAGGCGATGCGCGGCTGGTGCGACGCGCTCGACGAACCGGCGGCCGCGTTCGGCTTCCTGGCTCACAGCATCGAGGACGGCGGCACCGGCGGTGGCTTCTTCCGCACCCTGTGGGCCGACTTCCTCGACGAGGCGGCCGAGCTGACCGGCGAACCGGCCTACGCGTCCGTGGCCGGCACCTATCGGGAACTCTCGACCCGGTGGACCCGTATCGCGCATCTGCTGCGTGATGAGTCCGAACCGGCCGCGATGCGCAAGGCCGCCGAGGAAGTGGCCGTCATCCTGGAGGACTTGGGCCGGGCCGAACATGACGCCATGTCGAAGCTGGCGGTCATGCCGTGA
- a CDS encoding phenylacetate--CoA ligase family protein, translated as MTTSPTTRRTTRTEERLRGVIASRRRVARKVAHVASLDREELGRWASAALAETVAHAAEHSAFYAGRVPRSLADAVAKDPAAFQSVPFTTRQELADAYPLGMLAVPRREVTRFDESSGTGNGQSIAAFFSADDWVENNLVVAHLLSAVLDSTDVVAIAVPYELAGVGQDLDRALELLGCTIVPLGAASPSCSPERMVHALRRSGATALICSGTRALLLGEVARRSGIDPGRDLAVDKLLMAGEGASPAKKARLAEQWGAATYSMFGMTETNTLAMFCARQDLHLVETRTYFEIVDPRSGQLLPDGETGELAVTTLASRAMPLLRYRTGDTCQIEAAPCPCGSPLRRLRHRGRLGDRIAVGHGWASQLEIEDVVLGAMSRPPYFFAFDVDGSVLDVALPPGSAADERTRDAIAAEAARRFGATTRVGVLDVPAFEHALRTSAKPTMRNFLRATEERGS; from the coding sequence GTGACGACCTCACCGACGACCCGGAGGACGACGCGGACGGAAGAGCGGCTGCGCGGCGTGATCGCGTCGCGCCGCCGTGTGGCACGCAAGGTCGCGCACGTGGCGTCCCTGGACCGCGAGGAGCTCGGCCGGTGGGCATCGGCCGCGCTCGCCGAGACCGTGGCGCACGCCGCCGAGCACTCCGCCTTCTACGCCGGCCGCGTCCCCAGGTCGCTGGCGGACGCGGTGGCCAAGGACCCCGCGGCGTTCCAGTCGGTGCCCTTCACCACGCGGCAGGAACTCGCCGACGCCTACCCCCTGGGCATGCTGGCGGTCCCCCGGCGTGAGGTGACCCGGTTCGACGAAAGCTCCGGCACGGGCAACGGCCAGTCCATCGCCGCCTTCTTCTCCGCCGACGACTGGGTCGAGAACAACCTCGTCGTGGCCCACCTCCTCTCGGCGGTTCTCGACAGCACCGATGTGGTCGCGATCGCCGTCCCCTACGAGCTCGCCGGCGTCGGTCAGGACCTGGACCGTGCGCTGGAACTCCTCGGATGCACGATCGTTCCGCTCGGCGCGGCGTCCCCGTCGTGCTCACCGGAGCGTATGGTGCACGCCCTGCGACGCTCCGGGGCCACCGCACTGATCTGCTCGGGCACCCGCGCCCTCCTGCTGGGCGAGGTGGCGCGGCGCTCCGGAATCGACCCCGGCCGGGACCTCGCCGTCGACAAGCTCCTGATGGCCGGTGAAGGCGCCTCGCCGGCCAAGAAGGCGCGTCTGGCCGAGCAGTGGGGCGCCGCCACCTACTCGATGTTCGGCATGACCGAGACCAATACGCTCGCCATGTTCTGTGCCCGGCAGGACCTGCACCTGGTCGAGACGCGTACGTACTTCGAGATCGTCGACCCCCGGTCCGGGCAGCTCCTCCCCGATGGTGAGACCGGCGAACTCGCCGTGACGACTCTCGCCAGCCGGGCGATGCCCCTGCTGCGCTACCGCACCGGCGACACCTGCCAGATCGAGGCGGCGCCGTGCCCCTGCGGCTCACCGCTGCGCCGTCTGCGACACCGCGGCCGGCTGGGGGACCGGATCGCGGTGGGTCATGGCTGGGCCTCACAGCTGGAGATCGAGGACGTCGTTCTGGGCGCCATGAGCCGGCCGCCGTACTTCTTCGCGTTCGATGTCGACGGGTCCGTGCTGGACGTCGCGTTGCCGCCGGGCAGCGCCGCCGATGAGCGAACCCGGGACGCGATCGCGGCGGAGGCTGCCCGACGGTTCGGAGCCACCACCAGAGTCGGCGTCCTGGACGTTCCGGCCTTCGAGCACGCGCTCCGCACCTCCGCCAAGCCGACCATGCGGAACTTCCTGCGCGCGACGGAGGAGCGAGGGTCATGA
- a CDS encoding ferredoxin: MTDTAPPGRLPLDGRFHIDDTCIDCHLCRDLAPDNFESDDENEIHYVCKQPEDEAELECVLDAYESCPSNSIRYLRISTEE, translated from the coding sequence ATGACGGACACAGCGCCTCCCGGCCGCCTTCCGCTGGACGGCCGGTTCCACATCGACGACACGTGCATCGACTGTCACCTCTGCCGCGACCTGGCCCCGGACAACTTCGAGAGCGACGACGAGAACGAGATCCATTACGTCTGCAAGCAGCCCGAGGACGAGGCCGAACTCGAATGCGTCCTCGACGCCTACGAGTCGTGTCCCAGCAACTCGATCCGCTATCTGCGAATCTCCACCGAGGAGTGA
- a CDS encoding 4-hydroxyphenylacetate 3-hydroxylase N-terminal domain-containing protein, giving the protein MTTHEGETVARTAALASDLPSRPRPGAHDGASFVDSLADGREVWVEGKRVDVTAHPDFQPMLRTLAGLYNRQRSPELAHEMTFKSDLSGNPVSLSYLAAASPEDLDRKWLNSRHWVEGSHGQISRIPDFMANVVVGLFDFRHALGEVDSSFAANAENYYLHCRENDLALTHGLGDPQVDRSLTPMQRPELGLKVVHRDDAGIVVRGAKQIATLAPYAHDVLIYLSPANYLREDPAYVCWFGARLDTPGLKILCRRSYNGPANTLGSRFDEQDAMLVFDDAFIPNERIFLLDDAGTAVKGFRALNQWSLYTGQIRFHHRLRVMLGVASLLAKSIGVDKFREVGAMLGELASYVSVVDLALKAITRDATATPSGLLAPGSTAALDSIAGRFSERASAIVRQIGASGLIMQPAEGDLESQELRRALDLYMGGRETSVEDKSRLFRLAGDLVIDRFGMRQELYEAWNRGDPVRVRSALYNTFADLPACEAAARTLADLLEHP; this is encoded by the coding sequence ATGACGACACATGAGGGCGAGACCGTCGCGAGGACCGCGGCCCTCGCGAGCGACCTTCCTTCCCGGCCGCGTCCGGGGGCGCACGACGGCGCCTCGTTCGTCGACAGCCTGGCCGACGGACGCGAGGTGTGGGTGGAGGGCAAGCGGGTCGATGTGACCGCGCACCCCGACTTCCAGCCGATGCTGCGGACGCTCGCCGGCCTGTACAACCGTCAGCGCTCACCCGAGCTGGCCCACGAGATGACCTTCAAGTCCGACCTCAGCGGAAACCCGGTCAGCCTCTCCTACCTCGCCGCGGCCTCGCCCGAGGACCTGGACCGCAAGTGGCTGAACTCGCGGCACTGGGTCGAGGGCTCCCACGGCCAGATATCGCGGATCCCTGACTTCATGGCCAATGTGGTCGTCGGACTCTTCGACTTCCGTCATGCGCTGGGGGAGGTCGACTCCTCGTTCGCGGCCAACGCGGAGAACTACTACCTGCACTGCCGCGAGAACGACCTCGCGTTGACCCACGGACTCGGCGATCCCCAGGTCGACCGGTCCCTCACGCCCATGCAGCGGCCCGAACTGGGCCTGAAGGTCGTGCACCGCGACGACGCCGGCATCGTCGTCCGCGGGGCCAAGCAGATCGCCACCCTCGCGCCGTACGCGCACGACGTCCTCATCTACCTCTCGCCCGCCAACTACCTGCGGGAGGACCCGGCGTACGTCTGCTGGTTCGGCGCCCGCCTGGACACCCCCGGCCTCAAGATCCTCTGCCGTCGTTCCTACAACGGGCCGGCCAACACGCTGGGCTCCAGGTTCGACGAGCAGGACGCCATGCTCGTCTTCGACGATGCGTTCATCCCCAACGAGCGCATCTTCCTGCTCGACGACGCGGGCACCGCCGTCAAGGGATTCCGCGCTCTGAACCAATGGTCCCTGTACACCGGGCAGATCCGCTTCCACCATCGACTCCGCGTCATGCTCGGTGTCGCCTCCCTGCTCGCCAAGTCCATCGGGGTCGACAAGTTCCGCGAGGTCGGCGCCATGCTCGGCGAACTGGCCTCCTACGTATCGGTGGTCGACCTCGCGCTCAAGGCGATCACGCGGGATGCCACCGCGACACCGAGCGGCCTGCTCGCACCGGGATCGACCGCCGCCCTGGACTCCATCGCGGGCCGGTTCTCGGAGCGCGCCTCGGCGATCGTCCGGCAGATCGGCGCTTCCGGGCTGATCATGCAACCGGCCGAGGGCGACCTGGAATCGCAGGAGCTTCGCAGAGCGCTCGACCTGTACATGGGCGGCCGTGAGACGTCGGTCGAGGACAAGTCCCGGCTCTTCCGCCTCGCCGGCGATCTGGTCATCGACCGGTTCGGCATGCGGCAGGAACTGTACGAGGCCTGGAACCGCGGCGACCCCGTCCGGGTCCGCTCGGCGCTCTACAACACCTTCGCGGACCTGCCGGCCTGTGAAGCCGCGGCACGCACCCTGGCCGACCTTTTGGAGCACCCGTGA